CCCGGACCTCCCGGTTTTGGTTCGCTTCTCCGCAACGGACTGGGTGGACGGCGGCTGGACCGTGGAGGACACGGTAGCTGTTGCGCGGTGGGCAGCCGCTCACGGAGCCGACATGGCCGATGTTTCCTCCGGCGGCAACGTTCCGGCGCCGCACCTTCCGGTGGGCCCGGGCTACCAGGTGCCCTTCGCTACGGCGGTCCGCACACAGGCGGGCGTGCCAAGCATCGCCGTCGGACTGATTGAGGAACCGCACCAGGCCGAGCAGATCGTGGCAACGGGATTGGCCGACGTTGTCATGATGGGGCGTGCGCTGTTGCGCGACCCCAACTTCCCGCTCCGCGCCGCGGCGGCCCTGGGCATCGAGATCGACTATGCTCCGCAGCAATACCACCGGGCGCCGATCGGAAGGAAGTAGCCGGCGCAGCTGCGGGGCCAAGTGGCAGCGGTCACGCCCGGCCCGCCTGTCCCGGCCGGGGGAGTATAATTGATGGTTGCAAAGCACGTTCAGGGGGGCATGTGTTTCACCCCGCACATTGATTATGAAGTTAGGCCCATGAAGAAATTTATCCAGCTTTCCGCCGCCGTAGTTCTCGTTGCAGCTCTCGCTTCGTGTGGTACCGCAGCGCCGGCCACCACCTCGGGTGGATCGCCCAGTGCTTCAGCCACGGCCGCCCAGGCGGAGCGTGCCGTTCCCGATGTGACGGGCATGACGTACAAGGAAGCCTACGAAGCACTTGTCAAGGACGACTTCTTCGCCCAGGTGGTCGATGAAACGGGCGCCACGTGGACTACGGGCAACCCGTGGGACGACGTCAAGGTGGCCTCGACGGATCCCCAGGCAGGCACCATGACGGACGTGTCGCATGTGAAAGTGACCCTCCAACTGACGCAGGCCGAGTATGGCAGCCAGACAAAAGCGGCAAAGTAGGCACGTCTTGCACCAGAACTGAGCAAGCAAACGGCTGGCCAACATCCCCGAATCGGTGTGTTGGCCAGCTTTTTGCGTTCCTGCCCACCCAGGCATGGTGGTCAATCACAGGACAGGCACCCGTGGCTGACCTATCAGTTCCCGAGCAGTTCAAGTGCGGTGTCGAGGGTAGCCAGAGCCTGGTCCTTGTCGATGCGGGCCAACGTCATGGCGGCAATCACCAATGAGCTCAGCACCGTGGCCAACTGGAGGCGTGCGCCGTCGCCAATCCCGCGACGGTGGGCACCAACACCCCGGCCAAGCGAGGCTTGCAGCTCGTCCCGGTAGCCGGCAATGGCCAGGCTGACGGCCGATTCATTGGCTATGGGCGCTCCTGCAGCATTCAGGAGCAGGCAGCCGTGGTGAGATTGCGGCGTCCCGGGTTGGGCGAGTGCGGCGCGCAGGGCCGTGAAGTACTCCACGATGGCATCCTCGGCGACGTCGGGGGCGTTGAGGGAGCGCAGCCGGGGACGGATGATTTCATCGAGGTAGCTGGACACGGCGGCGTCAAAGAGCCCGCGCTTGTTGCCGAAGGCGTGGTAGATGCTTGAGCGGCTCAGCCCCGTGGCACGTTCAAGCTCGGGCAGTGAGGCCTCCTCGTAGCCGCGCTCCCAGAACACCGCCCGCGCGCAGCGGACGGCTTCGTCTGTGTCAAAGGCCTGCGTGCGTCCCATTACGCCCCTCATTTTGTGAACCAATCGATCCACTATATAGTGGATCATACGATCCATAATAGTTCATGCGCGCCGCATTCGGCGCCGTGGCACCACCGTCCCGTGACCCTCCGAAGGAAAACACTGTGACCAACACCGTCAGCACACACATCCAACTCGCCTCCCGCCCTGTCGGCTGGCCCACTACCGGCGACTTTGCCACAGTCAAGGTGGAGCTTGGCCCGCTCGGCCCGGGCCAGGTGCGGGTCGTGAACGAATTCATGTCCGTTGACCCGTACATGCGCGGGCGCATGAGCGCTGCCAAGAGCTATACGGCGCCCTTTGCTGTGGGCGAGACCATGACTGGCGGCGCCATCGGCCGGGTCGTCGAGTCTGCCAGTGACGCCATCCCCGTCGGCGCCGTGGTCCTGCACCAGTTCGGTTGGCGCGACGTTGTCCAGGAAGACGCCGCGGGGTTCAAGATCGTCCCGGAACTGCCGGGCGTGCCGCTGTCGCTCTACCTCGGCGTCCTGGGCATGACGGGCTTCACCGGCTACGTCGGCCTGACGGCCATTGCAGGGATGAAGGCCGGCGACACCGTCTTCATCTCCGGAGCCGCCGGCGCCGTGGGTACTGCAGCCGGCCAGATCGCCCGCCTGCTGGGTGCCGGGCGTGTCATCGGCTCAGCCGGCAGTGATGAGAAAGTGGCGCTGCTGACCGAGAAGTACGGTTACGACGCAGCCTTCAACTACAAGTCCGGACCCGTCCGTGAACTGCTCGCTACGGCCGCCCCCGAAGGCATCGACGTCTTCTTTGACAACGTCGGCGGTGACCACCTCGAGGCCGCCCTTGCCGCATTCAACCCCGGCGGGCGAGGCGCCCTGTGCGGTGCCATTTCCAGCTACAACGCCACCGAGCGCAAGGCCGGGCCGGACAACATGGGCAATATGATCACCCGCGGGCTGACCTTGAAGGGTTTCACCCTGGGCAGCTACCTGGATCTGGCCCCGGAATTCAACGAACACATGACCAAGTGGTTCACCGACGGTGACATCGCCTTCGACGAAACCGTGGTCGACGGCGTCGAGAACGCCGTGGACGCTTTCCTGGGCATGATGGCCGGTGCCAACACGGGCAAGATGGTGGTCCGCACGGCCGTCAACGGCGTGCCGATCGCATAACGGGTGTATTCCGGGCCCGACGGTAGCGCATAACAGGTGTTTGTCCGCTTACCCGTTGTTGAACAACAACGGGTAAGCGGACAAAGTGCGTTCATGCGCAGAATCTACTCGGCTGAGGGCCGTTGCCGCTGCCTCTTGATGGCCGAGCGTTGTTGCTTGGCGGCGAGGTGGCGCCTGCCGGATCCCTTGGTGGGTTTGGTGGGACGACGCCGGGCCGGGCCGGGGGCCAGGGACGCCGTGACGATTTCGGCGAGCTTCGCGAGGGCGAGCTCACGGTTGCGAAGCTGCGAGCGCTGCTCGGAGGCCGCCACCGTGAGGACACCCGCCACAAGCCGGCGCCCCAACCGGGAGAGCAGCATTTGCCGTTCTTCTTCCGAGAGAACAGCCGAATCTCGGATGTTCCAGGACAGTTCTGCCCGGCTGTCCGAAGTGTTCACGTGTTGGCCGCCCGGACCCGAGGAACGCGAAAACCGCCAGTGAAGTTCAGTGGCGGGAATTATCAGCGCGGGCGACACCTCCAGATCCATGGAACAAGCATCGCACGTTCACGAACGCCGGGGCCGTGCCGGTGTCTGGGCGGATGAATTATTAATCTTTGCCAGAAACGGATCGCCGGCGGAAAATTGTTGGCAAGACGCGTCGATCATCACCGAGCGGACCCACCGCTGTATCAGCGTGCCGGAAGAAGGTGTCACGTGAGTGAGCCTGTGGACCCTCCAAGGGACGAGCAAATACCCGTTGACGTCCGGCTCCTGCGCACCGTGGACCTCATCGATCTGCGGCTTGAGGCGCCGGGGTGCACGATTGAAACGAACGACGGCGGTCCGGTTCTGGTGGCCGGTGCCAACGCCTCCGTGATTGTGCACTTCCCGCCCCAGCATGTGGGGGAGGAAGTGTGGCAGGGCGGGGTCACGGACCCGCCCCCTGTTCCGAACCGTGCATCAGGGCACGTCGCCGCCGGCCCCACCCGCTTGGTCTACGAGCTCCCCGAGGGGACCCGCATCGGCTACACGATTGAAATGGTGCTCGCGGCACTCCCGACACTAATGCTGCGAGTCGCAAAAAACGCCACCGCGGCCGGTGAAGCCGCCGACGGCGCCCCCGAACCTCCCGGAGAACTCGAGACGGCCATCGAGGCGCCTTACCACCTGGTAGTCTCGCCCAGCAGCCGGGGAACCTTCACCCACAGCAGCACTCCCTTGGGCCCGCCGGACCGTGCAGAACTGTGGCGCACGCACCTGAGTACACGACGGCTGGACGGGAGCGTTGATGACGCCGCGCAGCGAACGCTCCGTGCCCTCTGGAACCGTGACCTTGAGCAGTCGCCGCCGGGCTTCCAGCAGCCTCTGACAGGCTACGACCGGGACGCGATCGTGGCACAAACCAGCGGCGGCGACCCCGGCAATGCCCACACGCCGCTGCTGGTGGATAACCTTGCCCTGTCAAGCCTGGGCGCCTGGTTTGACTGGCGGCAGTCTTGGGACTTTCCGGCGCCGCTGGCCGACTACCGGCACCAGGCGTTCATGGGCCGCGACGGCTATGTGCGCACGGCCTACCCGGGGTTCCTGTTCCCCTTTGGTCACAGGTGCCTGCTGGTGGCCGTGACACAACGAGAGATCAAGCACCGCCAGGTGCCTGCCGCGTATCTGTGGCAGCGGTGGTTCATCATTGTCCGCCAGCCCACACGCAGCTACCCGGACACGGACAGGGACAACCCCTTCGGCCAAGTCACGCTTGGCCCCATGGTCACCCCGGACCTTGACGAGCCTCCCGCGGACCGTTCGCCCTTTGTCCCGAGTCGCAACGGTGTGCCCTTCGGCTTCACACTGACCACCATTGACCGTGGCGGGGGAGTGAGGACGTGGTCCGCACCACTGGTGTTTGTGCAGGTCGGCAAGGACGGCCCGCAGACCTACCTCAACGGTCCCGAGCTGGCGTCGCCACGGTACTTTATGGTCCGCCAGATCCAAGGCCGCGGGCAGTCCCTGGCCTTCGCAGCGCCGGTCAAGGCGGGCGACACCTCGGTGGAGGTGGCCCACCTGGTCTTTGACGGGGTGATCGATCCCGTCAACGTCACCAGCCGCCCGTTCCTGGTGGAGGCGCGCGCCATTGTCCCTTCCATGCGCCACCTTGCCCCGCAGGCCCCCGCCGTGGACCTGGTGTACGCCAAGCCGTACCTGGCCGACGGGCTGCCGGCCAGGGCACTGAACGCCCCACCGGCTCCGGGCACCCCCAATGCCGGGGAACTGATCCTGGCCCTGAAGAGCGCGCCGGCGGCCGTGGACTTTTCCAGCGGCTCGGACCGGGCCGGCGGCTTCCTCGCACCGAATCTGTCGGTGCGTGGCATCTCCCGGGCGCTGGGGGCCATTGGCGAGTCCGGCGACGCCCCGTCCGCGTTCGACGGCGGCGCCTTCGACCCGGCGTCGTTCCTCGCCGGCGCCATGCCCAAGCTGTTTGGCTTGTTCAGCCTGCTGGAATTGCTCCAAGCCGGTGGGCTTGATGAGGCACCGGCGTTTGTCTCCGATGCACTCAAGGCCATCACCACCATGCTCACCGAAGCGCAACGACTCCGGCAGGCGCTCGACGACGCCCAAAGCCGCCTTGCAGAGGAAGTGGCAAAGGGCGCCCACAGCGGGGCGCAGGCCGTGGCCCAGCACGCCAAGGACAAACTCGATGCCTGTGTTGGCCCGCTGGCAACCAACCTTGACGCACTCATCGCCGCCGTGCAGGGGCTGCCCGGCACAGCCGGTAACGTCAGCACCGCCGCAGAAACCTTGGCAGCTGCCATGGCGCCGCTACGCGATGCCATCACGATGCCCGGGGTGCCCGCCGCCGTCCGCTCGGCACTGGAAAAGCCGGTGCAAACACTCACCACGCTCGCCGACATTGCCAAGGACGCCGCGGGTTTGGCCCAGATGCTCGAAGGCGCGGCGGGCGGCCAGATCACCGCACGCATGCAGTGGAACCCGGCCATCAACCCGTGGGGGCTGCCCGGTGCACCCAACATCTTTGAGCCGCTGAACCAACGCGCCCTGCACCTGGATGTGGAGGTGCGGGCCTCGGCGAGCGCGCCGCCGGCCGTTGACATCCTTGCCGAGATCACCGACTTTAACCTGAATCTGATCGGCGACGGCGCCGGGGGCCTGATGAAGCTGATATTTCGGCGCATCGGATTCCGGGCGGGATCGGGCAGCAAACCCGAGGTAGACGTTGTCTTTGGCGGCATCGGCTTTCTGGGTCCGCTCTCTTTCGTGGACAGGTTGCGGGAGCTGATCCCTTTTGACGGCTTCTGTGATCCGCCCTTTGTGGATGTGGCCCCCGACGGCATCACGGCCGGCTTTGACATCGCCTTGCCCAACGTTTCCGTGGGTGTGTTCAGCCTAGAAAACATAGCGCTCGGCGCCGATGCCCGCATCCCGTTCCTAGGCGACGCCATGAGCGTGGGCTTCCACTTCTGCTCCAAGGACGCACCGTTCAGGCTCACCGTCATGTGCATTGGCGGCGGCGGGTGGCTGGTGCTCAGGGCCGCTCCCAAGGGCCTGGTGCTGCTGGAGCTGGGGCTGGAGGCCTGTGCCGCCCTGTCCGTGGACCTGGGCGTGGCGTCGGGCTCCGTCTCGATCGCCGTCGGGGTCTACCTCCGGCTTGAGGCGACGCAGGGTTTGCTCACCGCCTACTTCCGGATCCGCGGCGAAGTTCAGGTGCTGGGCCTGGTCAGCGCCTCCATCACCTTGGAACTTTCGCTCACCTACCAGTTTGAGACAGGCAAGCTCATGGGGCGTGCCTCACTGGTGGTCGAGGTGGAGGTACTGTTCTTCTCCGCCTCCGTGGAGATCACGGTGGAGCGCAAACTCGCCGGCTCCAAGGGAGACCCCACCATGTACCAGATCATGCCACCGGATGCCGGGGGCCTGAACGCCGACTGGGTACTGTACTGCGACGCGTTTGCGCCGCTGCCCGGCTAAGGAAAGGACACCCCCATGCCCACCACCGTCCTGGCGAGCGCACTGCCGTACTCCCTAGCCGACGGCGCCCCCTTCCACCTCACCATCTTCATCACCCACAAGCTGGTGGGCGATGGCGTGCAACTCGCCGACTACCCGGCCGCGGCCGACTGGGTGGGCACGCTCTCCGGCTGCACACTGGGACTGCGGACATCCGTCAACCCCGGTTTGGCGCTTCCCCTGCGAGCCGTGTCCGTGGCCGACGCCGGATCCTGGGTCGCCGTGCTGCCGCCCGCCACCGCTGTGGCACCGTTCCCAACGCCGGCGCCGTCGGCCGCCCCCTGGGTGAGCAACCCGGCCAGCCGGATGGGTGACCACGCCATCGACCTGCACCTTGCAGCGATCACCGCCGCACCGCTTCACCGGCCCGGGCTGGCCGGAGACCCGGTGGCGGGCGGGCTGCTGCGGACGCTGGCCACCATGGACCAGGGAGGCCCCCTGTGGCGGTTGCTCGATGACGAGGCTGGCCGGGCCCGACGCGCGTTTTCGATCCCGGGCAAGCGGCTGCGGGAGGCGCTGGCAACCATTGGACCGCTCACCGAACCGCAGGACTCTGCGGGCAGGCAGGAAGCCCTGGACCCGTTGCCGCCCTACGCGTCGGAGATCACGGATCAGCCATCGCCGCTGCAAATTCTTCTGGAGGACCCGGACGCCGACCTGCGGGTCACGGCCCGGCTCGACGCACTCATGGGCCAGGACCTCTCCGCGGACCCCCAACTCCAGATGATGGTGGACGCCCACGCCATGCGCCGCTACTACGAGCGGCCGGAACAGCCCCAACCCGAACCCCGGGCGGAACCGGACCCCAACGCCGCGCCCACCCCGCGCCCCGAGCGGCCCCAGCACGACTTCCACGCCAAGGCCGCATCCTTTGGTGCCACCCCGGCCCTGCTGCGGCGCCTGGGCTTGGCCATCGATGTGGTGCTCGACGGCGTCGACGCTGCAGGGGCCAGGGCAGCACTCGCCGGTGCCACATGGGTGAGCGTGGAGCTCACATCAACGGATGCGGACCTCCAGATTCTGCCGGCACGCCGCACCGCCGTGTTCGTTGAAGGGGACGTGTTCACAGCCTTGTCAAGCACCGAATGGGTGGGCGGCGCCCTGCCCTTGGGCGAGGAGTACTGGGTGGTGCTGGACGCCGATCCCGACGCCTCCGGGCTCAAACTGGACCAGCACGTGCGTAATCTGGGCCGCCAGTACGCCAGCGAGGCGAACGGCGACCCTGCCACCGGTGCACCCGGCACGGTGCGGGCCACAGGGTTCGCGATCGCCCGGCGTGACCGGGCCGCACAAGTGCGCACCCGCGTCCAGGCGGCGCAGTCCCTGGCAGCCGACGACGACAGCCGCGAACTGCTGCTCGATGACTTGGTCCGCGGGATCAGGATTGAAGTCTGGGATAGCGTCACCCAGGCATGGCACAGCCTGCACCGGCGCACGGTGAACGTCACGGCCCAACCCGGCGCGGTGCCCGTGCTGGCTGACACGCCGGATGTTGGGTTCCTGCAGCTTTCAGCGCTGAACAGGGCACCGGGGGATCCCCTGGAACGGTATTATCTGCACGAGGTGGTGGCCGGCTGGGATGGCTGGAGCCTGTCGGCGCCCCGGCCCGGCCTGACCATTGTGCACCTTGAGCCGCCGGCGCCGGACGGTTCCACTGAGGCCGTGGTGGCGGAGCCGCCGGACCCGCCGCTCGATGGCGCCCACATCACCTCACGGGTTGAGCCGGGGTCGCTGCCCCGGCTGCGGTACGGAACTTCCTATAGTTTCCGGGTGCTGGCCGTGGACCTGGCCGGCAATTCGGTCCCTGCGCAGCCGCCGGGCGTGCCCGCACCCGGGGCCCCGGATGGCCCGGCCCTTGCAGCTGCGGCTACCCACCTTGCCGCGCTCCGGGCACGGTATGGGGAGCGCGACGGGGCCGGATTGGCCGCTGCGAGCCGTGCTGCCGTGCTGGAGCAGCACAGCGACGCCCCGCCATCGCCCGAGGTCCTGCCGCCGGAGATGCTTTCCGGGGACGGGCGGATCGATGCCGTGCTGGCACAGCTGGTGGGGCAAGCCGTGACTGCGGTGGAAGTCTCCGGCACCCAGCGCGCGTTCGACGGCGTCCGGGCGGGCGCCAAACTTCTGGCCGGATCAGCGCGGACCCCGCGGGTGCGCCCGCAACTGCGCACCAGCCCCACCGAATTTGCGGCACTGGCCCGCAACGACGACCTTCAGCTGGCCCCGGCACAGCGGCTGGCTTTCCGGCCCATGGTTACCGCGCCGCGTCCTTATCTGCGCTGGGAACCGATCCCGGCCCCGGCGCTGGTGCCGCGGCAGGAACTCGGCACGGGGGAGCAGCCCTCGGTGCTGGTGGTCCGAAGCGGCGCCCGGCCCGATGAGCCCCTACCCGACGTGCGGGACACCGCCGAGCGTCACATCGCCGCACCCAAGGCCACGCAGCTGGAAGCCGAGGCCGCAGGCAGCTTTGATGCCGCCATCGGCACCGGTGACGCCGCGCAGATCCGCCGGCTGTACGCCGTCGCCCTGGCCGAGCGGGGTACCTTCTTGGACCAGTACGCCCCCAGCCTCAGCGACGCCAACGCCGTGGACGAGCAGCCGGGAATTGCGCTGGTTGACAGGCCCGGGGCGGACATCGCTTCGGCACACCGGGCCACCCTTGCAGAGATCACGGCCGAACGCGGGCGGCCCATCGGCGAAGGCCAATACGTGGTCCACGACACCGACGCCCTGACGCTGCCCTATCTGCCGGATCCCTACGCGAGCGGTGTCTCGCTGGTGTTCTTCGAGGCCGGACCGCCGCATGCCTTGTCCGAACCGCGCGCACTGCAGGCCATCTCCGTCCCCTATCCGGGCCAGTGGCCGGCGCTGGCGCCGCTGCGGATTATCCTGGAACGCGGGGACGTGCTGGACGCTCGCGTAGTTGGGCACGAGATCCATGTGTCCCTACCGCCGGGCGAACAGGTGCGCGTGGCACTTTCCAGCACCCTGGACACCGCGGCGCTGGAGAAGTTTGGGCTTTGGCGCTCTCACCTGGCTAGTGTTGCCGACCCCGCCGACGGTTACACCACCGATGAGGTGGTGGCAGCGGCGGCACTCATGCGGGCCGCCTCTTCGGGCTGGATGTGGTGGCTGACGCCGTCGGTTCAGGCGCGCCTGGTGCACGCCGTGCCCGCACCGGTGCGGCCGCCTGTGTTGCGTGCCCTTGAGGTGTTTTTGCGCCCCCCGGGACGCTCAGTGGTTGCCTTGACGGGGTTGGTTGATGTGCACGGGCCCAGTACTGACACCCTGCTGGTGCGGGCACGGTGGTCCGAGACCGTCGATGACCCTGCGGCGCCGGTCCCGCAGGTGGTGGATAAGTCCGACGTCGTGGTTCGCTCAGCAGTTGGTGCAGGGGAGCGCACGGGTGTGTTGTTCCTGTACGACTTCCAACCCACGGGCCCGCTTGCTGCTGCCCTGGGCGGGGTGGGATTCCACAAGATGATCCAGACGTTCCCCGACACCCACCACCGGCAGGTCAGCTATGTGCCCTCCGGAACCACCCGGTACGCAGAATACTTCACGGCGCTGCCGGACCCGGCCGATCCGCTGCTGGCCGGGGAGCCCGTGGTGGTGGACATTCCGTCGTCGGCCAGGCCGGCGGCACCCATCCTGCTTGACGCCGTCCCGTTGCTGCGTTGGGAGGAGACGGCCGAACCACAGGACCCGTTTGGGTGGCGGCGGGTGCGGCGTTCGGGGGTGCGCCTGTGGCTGGGGCGTCCGTGGTTTTCCTCCGGCGACGGTGAACTGCTGGGCGTACTGCTCTTCGACACTGCCGAGTGGGTGCAACAGCCGGACGGGAGTTGGCAGAGTCACCCCAAGGCCGTTCAGGCACCGGACAGCGCCACCAGCTTGTGGGCGGCCGACCCCATCGCCACGAAAGGCGGACCCACCTGGACCCCCACCATTCCGCCGCTGCTCACGCTCAGCCAACTGTTGCTGGACGTCATGGAGACGGCATCGGCCGAAGGGGTGGGCATCAGCCCGCCGCTGACAGGGCGGGCCCAGGGCGGCCGGGACCGGGGGTGGCCGCACGGGCCGGGCAATCCCGTGGCCGTCGCCGCGGCAATCCCGCTGCACAATGTGGCCGGTCAGCCAGCGGCACGGGTGCTGGGCTACCAGCCCGAATTTGACCAAGAGTCCGGGCGCTGGTTTGTTGACATCGCATTTCAGCAGACGCCGGCGCTGTGGCCTTTTGTTCGCCTGGCCGTGGCCAGGTACCAGCCACATTCCATCCCCGGTAGCGAGCTCTCGCCTGTGGCCCTGGCCGGCTGGGTGCAGCCGCTGCCCACCCGCACCCTGACCGTCACCCGCCCCGACGACGGGCACGTGCAGCTGACCCTGTCAGGTGTGGTCAATTGGTTGCGCTGGAAACCTGAATGGGCCCCGGAATTCCCTGGGGAACTGCTCAACGCCGACACCCCCACAGGGGAGGATGCCACACGCGCGTCCGGGCTGCGGCAGTCACGGACGGTCCATGCCACCGTGCAAAGCCTGGCAGTCGGTGCGGGGGATCTGCAATGGCAGGTTGTTTCCGGTGCCGAGCTGCTGGCTGTCAGTGTGGAGGAGTCCGGTGGTTTCAGGGCCACCTGGTCCGGGTCGGTGGCCCTGCCCTCCGGTGCCGGATCCCCGGGGCTGCGCCGGCCCGGGGGTGCGCAGACGCAGTGGCGGGTGCTCGTGGAGGAGCATGAACTGCTCGACGGCGACCCCACCTTGCCGGGCGCTGGCCCCACCCAGGTGCCGCGGCTGGTCTACGCGGACACCGTGGCCCTATAGCTGGTTGCCCGGGCGGCCCACGGCTTGCGGGCGACCCACGCCGTGCGGTTGCCCCTAGCCTCGAGGTCGGTCCTTTGCCCCAGGGCTTCTGGGCCGTCGCTGGCCAACAGCCGGTCCAGGGTGGCCAGGTCGGTGGTGGACGCCACGCCATCGAGGGCCTCACGGATGCGCCCCAGGAAGATTCGGGTGTAGCGGGAGGTGAGCTCCGGCGTCGAACGTCCCACCGTGGGCAAGGTGCGCTGCTCGAGGACGTCGAACCCGGCGCGCTGAAGTCCGGCCCGCCAGTCAGGATGCGAGTTCCAGTGCCTTTGCTCCAGGGCGCCGTGCAGTCTGGCTTCCAGTGCCGACAGTCCGGTCCCGTCCTCGAGCATGGCCGCGGAAAGGAAGCGCGGCAGGCTATCCATTTCGATGACCACCAGCAGGCCACCGGGGTTCAGTCTCGCGAACATCTCACGCATGGCCTGCTCGGGGTCGGCAAGCTCATGCAATGAGGAGGAAGCCCAGATCAGATCCGCGGCCGGCACGGCCGGCCACGGCCCGTCAAGGTCTGCTAAGACGCAGGAGACCCGCCCGTCCAGTCCTTGCTTGCGGCACGCCTGAAGTGTCTGGGCTAGCATTTCCGCAGACTTGTCCAGGGCAATGATGTTGGCGTTCTCAAAGCGTTGGGCCAGCGCAACGGTGCCCGCGCCCGAGCCTGCACCAATGTCCAAGATGGTGGCGGGAACCGTCGCAACCAGCCCTGCGGCCAGCTCGGTTGCCTGCTCCAGGTATTGGCCCAGGATCAGGGAGTCCAGGGTCAGCGTTTCAGCCAACCCTGCACCGTGGGAGTGTCCGCTAGCGGCGTGCTGGCCTTGATGGTGGTCCCCATGTGTAGTCATGGATTCCACGATATCCACCAAATGCTAAAATGGCATAGAATCTTGCGTATGACGCAAGAACCCGATGTGGACAATGTAATCCGGGCCCGCATTCGTGGCCTTCGCCTCTCACGCGGCTGGTCCCTGGAGAATCTGGCGGCCCGCTGCCAGCTCAGTCCCTCCACCTTGAGCCGCCTGGAAACCGGGAACCGCCGGATTGCCCTCGACCAGCTGGTGCCGATCGCGCGGGCGCTGGGTACAACGCTGGATGCGCTGGTTGAATCCGGCGACGACGCGGACGTGGTCATCCGTCCGCAACCCGGGTACCGTCCTGGAGTGACCACCTGGATCCTCTCAAGTGATGACGGCCTGTACGGCAAGACCGTGGCGAAGATGCGCATCACCGCGGAGCGTTCCGGCGGCCCGTCACAGCTTGGCGTCCATCCGGGCCGTGACTGGTTCACCGTGCTCTCCGGAATCGCCGTGCTTGCGCTGGGGGAGCGGACCATCTTGGTCCACCCCGGGGAGGTGGCGGAGTTTTCCACTATGGTCCCGCACTCCATCGGCGCCCACGAGGGTCCCGTGGAGATCCTCACCATCCTCAATCACGACGGCGGGCGCGCCCACCTGCACGGCGCCGATCGCGCACCGGACCATGCCGCGGATCACGCTGCGGGACAGCCAGTCACAAGGGGCGCAAATGAATCCTTGACTGCTCGGGCTGGGAGGAGGAACCTCATTCTTAACCACGCTGAATGAGGAACTTTTCGGACCACGGCGTGATGCAAGGAGGCAACAT
This region of Arthrobacter alpinus genomic DNA includes:
- a CDS encoding helix-turn-helix transcriptional regulator, whose product is MTQEPDVDNVIRARIRGLRLSRGWSLENLAARCQLSPSTLSRLETGNRRIALDQLVPIARALGTTLDALVESGDDADVVIRPQPGYRPGVTTWILSSDDGLYGKTVAKMRITAERSGGPSQLGVHPGRDWFTVLSGIAVLALGERTILVHPGEVAEFSTMVPHSIGAHEGPVEILTILNHDGGRAHLHGADRAPDHAADHAAGQPVTRGANESLTARAGRRNLILNHAE
- a CDS encoding TetR/AcrR family transcriptional regulator, whose protein sequence is MGRTQAFDTDEAVRCARAVFWERGYEEASLPELERATGLSRSSIYHAFGNKRGLFDAAVSSYLDEIIRPRLRSLNAPDVAEDAIVEYFTALRAALAQPGTPQSHHGCLLLNAAGAPIANESAVSLAIAGYRDELQASLGRGVGAHRRGIGDGARLQLATVLSSLVIAAMTLARIDKDQALATLDTALELLGN
- a CDS encoding PASTA domain-containing protein, translating into MKKFIQLSAAVVLVAALASCGTAAPATTSGGSPSASATAAQAERAVPDVTGMTYKEAYEALVKDDFFAQVVDETGATWTTGNPWDDVKVASTDPQAGTMTDVSHVKVTLQLTQAEYGSQTKAAK
- a CDS encoding NADP-dependent oxidoreductase, whose product is MTNTVSTHIQLASRPVGWPTTGDFATVKVELGPLGPGQVRVVNEFMSVDPYMRGRMSAAKSYTAPFAVGETMTGGAIGRVVESASDAIPVGAVVLHQFGWRDVVQEDAAGFKIVPELPGVPLSLYLGVLGMTGFTGYVGLTAIAGMKAGDTVFISGAAGAVGTAAGQIARLLGAGRVIGSAGSDEKVALLTEKYGYDAAFNYKSGPVRELLATAAPEGIDVFFDNVGGDHLEAALAAFNPGGRGALCGAISSYNATERKAGPDNMGNMITRGLTLKGFTLGSYLDLAPEFNEHMTKWFTDGDIAFDETVVDGVENAVDAFLGMMAGANTGKMVVRTAVNGVPIA
- a CDS encoding class I SAM-dependent methyltransferase — encoded protein: MTTHGDHHQGQHAASGHSHGAGLAETLTLDSLILGQYLEQATELAAGLVATVPATILDIGAGSGAGTVALAQRFENANIIALDKSAEMLAQTLQACRKQGLDGRVSCVLADLDGPWPAVPAADLIWASSSLHELADPEQAMREMFARLNPGGLLVVIEMDSLPRFLSAAMLEDGTGLSALEARLHGALEQRHWNSHPDWRAGLQRAGFDVLEQRTLPTVGRSTPELTSRYTRIFLGRIREALDGVASTTDLATLDRLLASDGPEALGQRTDLEARGNRTAWVARKPWAARATSYRATVSA
- the arfB gene encoding alternative ribosome rescue aminoacyl-tRNA hydrolase ArfB; this translates as MDLEVSPALIIPATELHWRFSRSSGPGGQHVNTSDSRAELSWNIRDSAVLSEEERQMLLSRLGRRLVAGVLTVAASEQRSQLRNRELALAKLAEIVTASLAPGPARRRPTKPTKGSGRRHLAAKQQRSAIKRQRQRPSAE